A single window of Microbacterium oryzae DNA harbors:
- a CDS encoding S9 family peptidase has product MTTDAPLATPIADRRPLVRSHHGDDVEDRYEWLRAKDDAEVRAHLEAENAYTDSRVAHLEPLRETLFQEIKARVRETDLTVPVRQGGWWYYGRSIEGSQYGLQCRAPLADEDDWTPPRLEVDVEVPGEQVLLDGNVEADGHEFFSLGAFSVTTDGARMLWGVDTQGDERYTVRVKDIATGEVLPDELEGIAGGARFTPDGRFILYSTVDDAWRPEGVWLHRVGDPTRERDVEIAHEDDESFWIGAGFTRSRAYLMIESASNTTSEYAIIRAADVPRLVEDPASVPRTTLWDRSEKVEYSIDHAVIDGRDWLYVLHNRDALDFELMRVPADEPGARGEVVIAHSPGTRLESVDCLRDFAIVEYRAGGIPRVGILDYTTHEVREIAFDEPLYNAGSGGNPEWAQPVVRLSYGSFTTPGTVFDYVVSTGELRELKHVEVLGGYDPTDYGQERLWVPATDGTLIPVSLVWKRSFGAPEDAARPVHLYGYGSYEHSIDPGFSYARLSELDRGIVFAVAHVRGGGEMGRAWYENGKLTHKRNSFTDFVDVARFLVDRGYTTPDRMVAEGGSAGGLLMGAVANLAPELFAGILADVPFVDALTTILDPSLPLTVIEWEEWGDPLHDASVYEYMKSYSPYENVREGVTYPRILAMTSLNDTRVLYVEPAKWVARLREVGADALLRCEMTAGHGGVSGRYNAWRERAFQLAWMFDVLGLAE; this is encoded by the coding sequence GTGACCACCGACGCGCCCCTCGCTACTCCGATCGCCGACCGACGCCCCCTCGTGCGCAGCCACCACGGCGACGACGTGGAGGACCGCTACGAGTGGCTGCGCGCGAAGGACGACGCCGAGGTGCGCGCGCACCTCGAGGCGGAGAACGCGTACACCGACTCCCGCGTGGCGCACCTCGAGCCGCTGCGCGAGACGCTCTTCCAGGAGATCAAGGCGCGCGTGCGCGAGACCGACCTCACGGTGCCCGTCCGCCAGGGCGGATGGTGGTACTACGGCCGCTCCATCGAGGGCAGCCAGTACGGCCTGCAGTGCCGCGCGCCGCTCGCCGACGAGGACGACTGGACGCCGCCGCGGCTCGAGGTCGACGTCGAGGTGCCCGGCGAGCAGGTGCTGCTCGATGGCAACGTCGAAGCCGACGGCCACGAGTTCTTCTCCCTCGGCGCTTTCAGCGTCACCACCGACGGCGCGCGCATGCTGTGGGGCGTCGACACCCAGGGCGACGAGCGGTACACGGTGCGCGTGAAGGACATCGCCACGGGCGAGGTGCTGCCCGACGAGCTGGAGGGCATCGCGGGCGGCGCGCGGTTCACGCCCGACGGCCGGTTCATCCTCTATTCCACGGTCGACGACGCCTGGCGCCCCGAGGGCGTGTGGCTGCACCGGGTCGGCGACCCGACCCGCGAGCGGGATGTCGAGATCGCCCACGAGGACGACGAGTCGTTCTGGATCGGCGCGGGGTTCACCCGCAGCCGCGCCTACCTCATGATCGAGTCGGCCTCCAACACCACGAGCGAGTACGCGATCATCCGCGCGGCGGACGTGCCGCGCCTGGTCGAGGACCCCGCGTCGGTGCCGCGCACCACGCTCTGGGACCGCTCGGAGAAGGTCGAGTACTCGATCGACCACGCCGTCATCGACGGGCGCGACTGGCTCTACGTCCTGCACAACCGCGACGCGCTCGACTTCGAGCTCATGCGGGTGCCGGCCGACGAGCCCGGCGCCCGGGGAGAGGTCGTCATCGCCCACTCCCCCGGCACGCGCCTCGAGAGCGTGGACTGCCTGCGCGACTTCGCCATCGTCGAGTACCGGGCCGGCGGCATCCCCCGCGTCGGGATCCTCGACTACACCACGCACGAGGTGCGCGAGATCGCCTTCGACGAGCCGCTGTACAACGCCGGATCCGGCGGCAACCCGGAATGGGCGCAGCCGGTCGTGCGTCTGAGCTACGGGTCGTTCACCACGCCCGGCACCGTGTTCGACTACGTGGTGTCGACGGGCGAGCTGCGCGAGCTCAAGCACGTCGAGGTCCTCGGCGGCTACGACCCCACGGACTACGGGCAGGAGCGCCTCTGGGTTCCCGCGACGGACGGGACGCTCATCCCCGTCTCCCTGGTGTGGAAGCGCTCGTTCGGCGCACCGGAGGACGCGGCCCGCCCCGTGCACCTGTACGGATACGGCTCCTACGAGCACTCCATCGACCCCGGCTTCTCGTATGCGCGCCTCTCGGAGCTCGACCGCGGCATCGTGTTCGCCGTCGCGCACGTCCGCGGCGGCGGCGAGATGGGCCGCGCCTGGTACGAGAACGGCAAGCTCACCCACAAGCGCAACTCGTTCACCGACTTCGTCGACGTCGCGCGGTTCCTCGTCGACCGCGGCTACACGACGCCCGATCGGATGGTCGCCGAGGGTGGCTCCGCGGGCGGCCTGCTGATGGGCGCGGTGGCGAACCTCGCCCCCGAGCTCTTCGCCGGCATCCTCGCCGACGTCCCCTTCGTCGACGCGCTCACGACCATCCTCGACCCGTCGCTGCCCCTCACCGTGATCGAGTGGGAGGAGTGGGGCGACCCGCTGCACGACGCGAGCGTCTACGAGTACATGAAGTCGTACTCGCCGTACGAGAACGTGCGCGAGGGCGTGACGTACCCGCGCATCCTCGCGATGACCTCGCTCAACGACACCCGCGTGCTGTACGTGGAGCCGGCGAAGTGGGTCGCGCGTCTGCGCGAGGTGGGCGCCGACGCCCTGCTGCGGTGCGAGATGACGGCGGGCCACGGCGGCGTGAGCGGGCGCTACAACGCCTGGCGCGAGCGCGCGTTCCAGCTCGCGTGGATGTTCGACGTGCTGGGTCTCGCCGAGTAG
- a CDS encoding phosphodiesterase: MTQFGRHPAAQRTIVHLSDTHLLAQGRRLAGGIDTDANLVATLARVERLTGGVDALVFTGDLTDLGEPEAYARLRALVEPVAARLGAPVVWVAGNHDERPELRRDLLGLPASQQPVTGVWDLDGLRLIALDSSVPGWHHGDLDGGQLEWLAGELAVPAPLGTILALHHPPLPSHIPLFDILELRRQDDLAAVLRGTDVRAILAGHLHYSTSGTFAGIPVSVASASCYTMDIALPPEQVNGMDAGQAFHLVHVYDDTITHSVVPVASAEPGASFTPEWYERMAALTPEERLERFSRKPA; the protein is encoded by the coding sequence ATGACGCAGTTCGGCAGGCATCCGGCGGCACAGCGCACGATCGTCCACCTCAGCGACACGCACCTGCTCGCGCAGGGGCGGCGGCTGGCGGGCGGCATCGACACCGACGCCAACCTCGTCGCGACCCTCGCCCGTGTCGAGCGGCTCACCGGCGGCGTCGACGCGCTGGTCTTCACGGGCGATCTCACCGACCTCGGCGAACCCGAGGCCTACGCGCGGCTGCGGGCCCTCGTCGAGCCCGTCGCCGCGCGGCTCGGCGCGCCCGTGGTGTGGGTGGCCGGCAACCACGACGAGCGCCCCGAGCTGCGCCGCGACCTCCTCGGGCTCCCCGCCTCGCAGCAGCCGGTCACCGGCGTCTGGGATCTCGACGGTCTGCGCCTCATCGCGCTCGACTCGTCGGTCCCCGGATGGCATCACGGCGATCTCGACGGCGGCCAGCTGGAGTGGCTGGCCGGCGAGCTCGCCGTGCCCGCCCCGCTCGGGACCATCCTCGCGCTGCACCACCCGCCGCTGCCGAGCCACATCCCGCTGTTCGACATCCTCGAGCTGCGCCGACAGGACGACCTGGCCGCGGTGCTGCGCGGAACTGACGTGCGGGCCATCCTCGCCGGACACCTGCACTACTCGACGAGCGGCACGTTCGCGGGGATCCCCGTGAGCGTCGCGTCGGCGTCCTGCTACACGATGGACATCGCGCTGCCGCCCGAGCAGGTGAACGGCATGGACGCCGGCCAGGCGTTCCACCTCGTGCACGTCTACGACGACACCATCACGCACTCCGTCGTGCCGGTGGCGTCGGCGGAGCCCGGCGCGTCGTTCACACCCGAGTGGTACGAGCGGATGGCCGCGCTCACCCCGGAGGAGCGGCTGGAGCGGTTCTCGCGCAAGCCCGCCTGA
- a CDS encoding 6-phosphofructokinase: MKIGVLTSGGDCPGLNAVIRGAVLKGTEAYDMEFVGIRDGWKGLVEADFFPLTRRDVKGLSKVGGTILGTSRTNPYEGVRGGAENIAKTLYGHKLDGIIAIGGEGTLAAAQRLNNDGIPVLGVPKTIDNDLRATDYSFGFDTAVNIATDAMDRLRTTGDSHQRCMVAEVMGRHVGWIALHSGMAAGAHIICIPEVPLSLDEITEHVLAAAERGRAPLVVVAEGFKLKGQDEAYSDKGLDAFNRPRLGGISEVLAPLIEQATGIETRSTVLGHIQRGGAPSGFDRVLATRLGLHAADAVVDGAWGQMVAMQGTEIVRVPFSEALGELHSVPLSRYEEAAALFG; this comes from the coding sequence ATGAAGATCGGCGTTCTGACGAGTGGTGGCGACTGCCCCGGCCTCAATGCAGTCATCCGCGGCGCGGTGCTCAAGGGCACCGAGGCCTACGACATGGAGTTCGTGGGCATCCGGGACGGGTGGAAGGGCCTCGTGGAGGCAGACTTCTTCCCGCTCACGCGTCGCGACGTGAAGGGTCTGTCGAAGGTGGGCGGGACCATCCTCGGCACCAGCCGCACCAACCCCTACGAGGGCGTCCGGGGCGGTGCGGAGAACATCGCCAAGACCCTGTACGGGCACAAGCTCGACGGCATCATCGCGATCGGCGGCGAGGGCACCCTCGCGGCGGCTCAGCGGCTGAACAACGACGGCATCCCCGTGCTCGGCGTGCCGAAGACCATCGACAACGACCTGCGCGCGACGGACTACTCGTTCGGCTTCGACACGGCTGTGAACATCGCCACCGACGCCATGGACCGGCTGCGCACCACAGGCGACTCGCACCAGCGCTGCATGGTGGCCGAGGTCATGGGCCGGCACGTCGGCTGGATCGCGCTGCACTCCGGCATGGCCGCGGGCGCGCACATCATCTGCATCCCCGAGGTGCCGCTGTCGCTCGACGAGATCACCGAGCACGTGCTCGCGGCCGCCGAGCGCGGCCGTGCGCCGCTCGTCGTCGTGGCGGAGGGCTTCAAGCTGAAGGGCCAGGACGAGGCCTACAGCGACAAGGGCCTCGACGCCTTCAACCGTCCGCGCCTGGGCGGCATCAGCGAGGTCCTCGCGCCGCTCATCGAGCAGGCCACGGGCATCGAGACCCGCTCGACGGTGCTCGGCCACATCCAGCGCGGCGGCGCGCCCTCGGGCTTCGACCGCGTGCTGGCGACGCGTCTGGGCCTCCACGCCGCGGACGCCGTCGTCGACGGCGCCTGGGGGCAGATGGTCGCCATGCAGGGCACCGAGATCGTGCGCGTGCCGTTCTCCGAGGCGCTGGGCGAGCTGCACTCCGTGCCGCTGTCCCGCTACGAGGAGGCCGCGGCCCTCTTCGGCTGA
- a CDS encoding DEAD/DEAH box helicase: protein MPTTAPARQRKKSSSARRDDEAPVIPILARKVREIEAKAQRNKLGPTNRVKFQVIAFLVREERARVKADESISDSARAELLKRLDGVATILAKTAARDTSLIQLLEADHATSPVARRMRRDWLLEAGAELPPEELIIVDEKPVAPVAASLPPVVSERAVTPPQIEARREANPFLAPDFSRVDSGETPRRRLDGWELMGPLYKAFELGAGGRAATMPLPEVPEFDRLSPKGLEVMPHQSRFLEAVREGHRSFLLADEPGLGKTAESVLAASVADAYPLVVVVPNVVKMNWAREVERWTPQRRATVINGDGQDLDAFADVFIVNYEILDRHLGWLAGLGLRGMVVDEAHFIKNLGSQRSQNVLALAQSIRETAPGGHPLLLALTGTPLINDVEDFDAIWRFLGWTNGEKPGPELMEKLDATGLTPADKAFYPEARDAVISMGIVRRRKKDVAADLPDKLIADLPVQLDDEYGRSIRAAERELGQRLAARYRRIIEARGDRGLAVGEIDDDIVRLVAQSELEESKSAGDGGDNVFAMVRRIGQAKALLAADYAAQLQRSVGKVVFFAKHIDVMDQAEAHFAAAGIKAVSVRGEQNGTVRQAAIDAFNNDPEVGIAVCSLTAAGVGVNMQVASNVVLAELSWTAAEQTQAIDRVHRIGQDEPVTAWRIIAAHTIDSKIAELIDRKQGLAGRALDGETYDETSSDSVQMAALMHLLRQALGAA, encoded by the coding sequence ATGCCGACCACGGCACCCGCGCGACAGCGCAAGAAGTCCTCGTCCGCACGACGCGACGACGAGGCCCCCGTCATCCCGATCCTCGCCCGCAAGGTGCGCGAGATCGAGGCCAAGGCCCAGCGCAACAAGCTCGGGCCGACCAACCGCGTGAAGTTCCAGGTGATCGCGTTCCTCGTGCGCGAGGAGCGCGCCCGGGTGAAGGCCGACGAGTCGATCTCCGATTCGGCCCGCGCGGAGCTGCTCAAGCGCCTCGACGGCGTCGCGACCATCCTCGCCAAGACCGCCGCGCGCGACACGTCGCTCATCCAGCTGCTGGAGGCCGACCACGCGACGTCGCCGGTCGCCCGCCGCATGCGGCGGGACTGGCTGCTCGAGGCCGGCGCCGAGCTGCCGCCGGAGGAGCTCATCATCGTCGACGAGAAGCCCGTCGCCCCGGTGGCGGCCTCGTTGCCGCCGGTGGTCTCCGAGCGCGCGGTCACGCCGCCGCAGATCGAGGCCCGCCGCGAGGCGAACCCGTTCCTCGCGCCCGACTTCTCGCGCGTCGACTCGGGGGAGACCCCGCGTCGCCGGCTGGACGGCTGGGAGCTCATGGGCCCCCTCTACAAGGCGTTCGAGCTCGGCGCGGGCGGCCGCGCGGCGACCATGCCGCTGCCGGAGGTGCCGGAGTTCGACCGGCTCTCGCCCAAGGGCCTCGAGGTCATGCCGCACCAGTCGCGGTTCCTCGAGGCGGTGCGCGAGGGTCACCGCTCCTTCCTCCTCGCCGACGAGCCCGGCCTCGGCAAGACCGCGGAATCGGTGCTGGCGGCCTCGGTCGCCGACGCGTACCCGCTCGTCGTCGTCGTGCCGAACGTCGTGAAGATGAACTGGGCGCGCGAGGTCGAGCGCTGGACGCCGCAGCGTCGCGCCACCGTCATCAACGGCGACGGGCAGGACCTCGACGCGTTCGCCGACGTGTTCATCGTCAACTACGAGATCCTCGACCGGCACCTGGGATGGCTGGCCGGTCTGGGCCTGCGCGGGATGGTCGTCGACGAGGCGCACTTCATCAAGAACCTCGGCTCGCAGCGCTCGCAGAACGTGCTCGCCCTCGCGCAGAGCATCCGCGAGACGGCGCCCGGCGGCCATCCGCTGCTGCTGGCGCTCACGGGAACCCCGCTCATCAACGACGTCGAGGACTTCGACGCGATCTGGCGCTTCCTCGGCTGGACCAACGGCGAGAAGCCGGGCCCCGAGCTCATGGAGAAGCTCGACGCGACGGGCCTGACGCCCGCCGACAAGGCCTTCTACCCGGAGGCCCGCGACGCGGTGATCTCGATGGGCATCGTGCGCCGCCGCAAGAAGGACGTCGCGGCCGACCTGCCCGACAAGCTCATCGCCGACCTGCCCGTGCAGCTGGACGACGAGTACGGGCGCAGCATCCGCGCCGCCGAGCGCGAGCTCGGCCAGCGCCTCGCCGCCCGCTACCGCCGCATCATCGAGGCGCGCGGTGACCGCGGCCTCGCGGTGGGCGAGATCGACGACGACATCGTGCGCCTGGTCGCCCAGAGCGAGCTCGAGGAGTCGAAATCGGCCGGCGACGGCGGCGACAACGTCTTCGCGATGGTGCGCCGCATCGGCCAGGCGAAGGCGCTCCTCGCCGCGGACTACGCCGCTCAGCTGCAGCGCTCGGTGGGCAAGGTCGTCTTCTTCGCCAAGCACATCGACGTCATGGACCAGGCCGAGGCGCACTTCGCCGCGGCCGGGATCAAGGCCGTCTCCGTGCGCGGCGAGCAGAACGGCACGGTGCGCCAGGCCGCGATCGACGCGTTCAACAACGACCCCGAGGTCGGCATCGCGGTGTGCTCGCTCACCGCCGCCGGCGTCGGCGTCAACATGCAGGTCGCCTCGAACGTCGTGCTCGCCGAGCTCAGCTGGACCGCCGCCGAGCAGACGCAGGCGATCGACCGCGTGCACCGCATCGGCCAGGACGAGCCCGTCACGGCATGGCGGATCATCGCCGCGCACACGATCGACAGCAAGATCGCCGAGCTCATCGACCGCAAGCAGGGTCTCGCCGGACGCGCGCTCGACGGCGAGACGTACGACGAGACGTCGAGCGACTCGGTGCAGATGGCCGCCCTCATGCACCTGCTGCGCCAGGCGCTGGGAGCCGCCTAG
- the deoC gene encoding deoxyribose-phosphate aldolase: protein MAIELTEAAVAATIDHAILKPDFTQADVDRELDIAAEWGVFSVCVRPSDIAYAARRLAGTSVAVGTVIGFPHGTTSMAAKVAELRQARADGATEFDMVVHIGALRGGEDERVVADIREVVAAAEGLVTKVILETSLLDDEQIARGSRLVEAGGATFVKTSTGFAGGGATVEHVTLMRESVSSAVQVKASGGVRGLDAAVAMLEAGATRLGTSASATILGELRARAAGGAASGTEDSSSY from the coding sequence ATGGCCATCGAGCTCACCGAGGCGGCCGTCGCCGCCACCATCGACCACGCGATCCTCAAGCCCGACTTCACTCAGGCCGACGTCGACCGAGAGCTCGACATCGCCGCCGAGTGGGGCGTCTTCAGCGTCTGCGTGCGCCCCTCCGACATCGCCTACGCGGCCCGACGTCTGGCCGGCACGTCGGTCGCGGTCGGCACCGTCATCGGGTTCCCGCACGGCACGACCTCCATGGCGGCCAAGGTCGCCGAGCTGCGCCAGGCCCGCGCCGACGGCGCCACGGAGTTCGACATGGTCGTGCACATCGGCGCCCTCCGCGGGGGCGAGGACGAGCGCGTCGTGGCCGACATCCGCGAGGTCGTCGCGGCGGCCGAGGGCCTCGTGACCAAGGTCATCCTGGAGACCAGCCTCCTCGACGACGAGCAGATCGCGCGGGGCAGCCGCCTCGTCGAGGCCGGCGGCGCCACCTTCGTGAAGACGTCCACCGGGTTCGCCGGCGGCGGCGCGACCGTCGAGCACGTCACCCTCATGCGGGAGAGCGTGTCATCCGCGGTGCAGGTGAAGGCCTCCGGCGGCGTCCGCGGCCTCGACGCGGCCGTCGCCATGCTCGAGGCGGGCGCGACGCGTCTCGGCACCAGCGCGAGCGCGACCATCCTGGGCGAGCTGCGGGCGCGCGCGGCCGGCGGCGCCGCTTCGGGCACCGAGGACTCCAGCTCGTACTGA
- a CDS encoding bifunctional riboflavin kinase/FAD synthetase: MMLFRDARHVPSDLGPSVVAIGKFDGLHAGHRALVERMLDDARELGARSVAVTFDRNPLALIAPARCPRPLVGVEQKIDLLADTGIDATLLLAFDEELASEDAEAFVERVLVGALRARRVLVGRDFRFGRGGAGDAALLARMGAAHGFSVEVMPDVASEADGRRVSSSWIRELLDAGDVERAAALLGRPHAVRGEIVHGLKRGRELGFPTANLSQDAEGFIPGDGVYAGWLVVDETSYPAAISVGTNPTFDDVSRRQVEAYVLDEHDLDLYGRRAEVRFVSRIRGMVAFEGVEKLIVQMTEDVVRTRDVLRIG, encoded by the coding sequence ATGATGCTCTTCCGCGACGCCCGCCATGTGCCGTCGGACCTCGGGCCTTCGGTCGTCGCGATCGGCAAGTTCGACGGGCTGCACGCCGGACACCGCGCCCTCGTGGAGCGCATGCTCGACGACGCGCGTGAGCTGGGCGCCCGCTCGGTGGCGGTCACGTTCGACCGCAACCCGCTCGCCCTCATCGCGCCCGCGCGCTGTCCGCGCCCGCTCGTCGGGGTGGAGCAGAAGATCGACCTGCTCGCCGACACCGGCATCGACGCGACCCTGCTGCTGGCCTTCGACGAGGAGCTGGCATCGGAGGACGCGGAGGCGTTCGTCGAGCGCGTGCTCGTCGGCGCGCTGCGGGCGCGGCGCGTGCTCGTCGGCCGCGACTTCCGATTCGGGCGCGGCGGAGCGGGCGACGCGGCCCTTCTCGCGCGCATGGGCGCGGCGCACGGCTTCTCCGTCGAGGTGATGCCCGATGTCGCGAGCGAAGCGGATGGGCGGCGGGTCTCGTCCTCGTGGATCCGGGAGCTGCTCGACGCCGGCGACGTGGAGCGGGCGGCGGCCCTCCTCGGCCGCCCGCACGCCGTGCGCGGCGAGATCGTGCACGGTCTGAAGCGCGGGCGCGAGCTGGGGTTCCCCACCGCCAACCTCTCCCAGGACGCGGAGGGCTTCATCCCGGGCGACGGCGTCTACGCCGGATGGCTGGTCGTCGACGAGACCTCGTACCCGGCGGCGATCTCGGTGGGCACCAACCCCACCTTCGACGACGTCAGCCGACGGCAGGTGGAGGCGTACGTGCTCGACGAGCACGACCTCGATCTCTACGGGCGCCGCGCCGAGGTGCGCTTCGTGTCGCGCATCCGCGGCATGGTCGCGTTCGAGGGCGTCGAGAAGCTCATCGTGCAGATGACGGAGGACGTCGTGCGCACGCGCGACGTCCTCCGCATCGGCTGA
- the truB gene encoding tRNA pseudouridine(55) synthase TruB, protein MASRVPPAGGILLVDKPGGLTSHDVVARARRALGTRKIGHAGTLDPMATGLLVLGVDGSTRLLTYLVGLGKTYTATIRLGQTTTTDDAEGDAVAQASSEELAAASDGAVARGVTALTGDISQVPSAVSAIKVDGRRAYDRVRAGEEVELAARAVTISRFAVTAIRRAADAVDLDVEVDCSSGTYIRALARDLGAGLGVGGHLTALRRTHVGPFDVADGASLDALADAALLPPAEVAARVLGRFDATADEARDLRHGKRLAGAAGRVRGERAAAVDPDGRLVGIVEKRGDAVKSVMNMPEVAGDAA, encoded by the coding sequence ATGGCGTCACGCGTTCCCCCTGCCGGAGGCATCCTGCTCGTCGACAAGCCGGGGGGGCTCACCAGCCACGACGTCGTCGCGCGAGCGCGCCGCGCCCTCGGCACCCGCAAGATCGGCCATGCGGGCACGCTCGACCCGATGGCCACCGGCCTGCTCGTGCTCGGAGTCGACGGCTCGACGCGGCTGCTGACCTACCTCGTCGGCCTCGGCAAGACCTACACCGCGACCATCCGCCTGGGCCAGACCACCACCACCGACGACGCCGAGGGCGACGCGGTCGCGCAGGCGTCGTCGGAGGAGCTGGCAGCGGCGTCGGACGGTGCCGTCGCCCGCGGCGTCACCGCGCTCACCGGCGACATCTCGCAGGTGCCGAGCGCCGTGTCGGCCATCAAGGTCGACGGACGCCGCGCATACGACCGCGTGCGCGCGGGGGAGGAGGTCGAGCTCGCCGCGCGGGCGGTGACCATCTCGCGCTTCGCCGTCACGGCCATCCGCCGCGCCGCCGATGCCGTCGACCTCGATGTCGAGGTCGACTGCAGCTCGGGCACGTACATCCGCGCCCTCGCCCGCGACCTCGGCGCGGGGCTCGGCGTCGGCGGGCACCTCACGGCGCTCCGGCGCACGCACGTCGGGCCGTTCGACGTCGCCGACGGCGCATCGCTCGACGCCCTCGCCGATGCGGCGCTTCTGCCGCCGGCCGAGGTGGCCGCGCGTGTCCTGGGACGCTTCGACGCCACCGCCGACGAGGCGCGCGACCTGCGCCACGGCAAGCGCCTCGCCGGGGCAGCCGGTCGCGTGCGCGGCGAGCGGGCGGCGGCGGTCGACCCCGACGGCCGTCTCGTGGGGATCGTGGAGAAGCGCGGCGACGCGGTCAAGAGCGTCATGAACATGCCCGAGGTCGCGGGAGACGCCGCGTGA
- a CDS encoding A/G-specific adenine glycosylase yields MPALADALVPWFRAHARDLPWRRPGYGAWGTLVSEFMLQQTPVARVIPHLEAWLARWPTPAALAADPPAEAVRQWANLGYPRRALWLHRAAVEIRDRHAGVVPRDVDALLALTGIGDYTARAVAVFAYGDRHPVVDTNTRRVIARVVDGRAQPGTPHRRDLAAMAALLPEDVADAAAMNAATMELGQVICTARAPRCDECPLRDTCAWLAAGRPETEDTRRRQARYEGSDRQARGAVLRQLRDGDPAPALQDAVIAEWPDRAQRDRAILSLLSDGLIEADGETLRLPR; encoded by the coding sequence ATGCCCGCCCTCGCCGACGCACTCGTGCCGTGGTTCCGTGCGCACGCCCGCGATCTGCCGTGGCGACGGCCGGGATACGGCGCGTGGGGCACGCTCGTCAGCGAGTTCATGCTGCAGCAGACGCCGGTCGCCCGCGTGATCCCCCATCTGGAGGCGTGGCTCGCGCGGTGGCCCACCCCGGCGGCGCTCGCCGCCGACCCGCCGGCCGAGGCCGTGCGGCAGTGGGCCAACCTCGGGTACCCGCGACGGGCACTCTGGCTGCATCGCGCGGCCGTGGAGATCCGCGACCGCCATGCCGGCGTCGTTCCGCGGGACGTCGACGCGCTCCTCGCCCTCACCGGCATCGGCGACTACACCGCGCGCGCCGTGGCCGTGTTCGCCTACGGCGACCGCCATCCCGTGGTGGACACGAACACGCGGCGCGTCATCGCGCGCGTGGTCGACGGCCGCGCGCAGCCGGGGACGCCGCACCGACGGGACCTCGCCGCCATGGCAGCGCTCCTGCCGGAAGACGTCGCCGACGCCGCGGCCATGAACGCCGCGACCATGGAGCTCGGCCAGGTGATCTGCACGGCGCGCGCGCCGCGGTGCGACGAGTGCCCGCTGCGCGACACCTGCGCGTGGCTCGCGGCAGGGCGCCCGGAGACCGAGGACACCCGCCGTCGGCAGGCCCGCTACGAGGGCAGCGACCGCCAGGCGCGCGGCGCGGTCCTCCGGCAGCTGCGCGACGGCGACCCCGCGCCCGCCCTGCAGGACGCGGTGATCGCAGAATGGCCCGACCGCGCTCAGCGCGACCGGGCCATCCTCTCGCTTCTGTCCGACGGCCTCATCGAGGCCGACGGCGAGACGCTGCGTCTGCCTCGATGA
- the rbfA gene encoding 30S ribosome-binding factor RbfA has protein sequence MAGQERQARLADRIRVILAERLEKGLRDPRLGFVTITDVRVSGDLQHASVFYTVYGSDEERAGSGAALKAATGMLRSEVGRQLNTRLTPSLEFIPDALPETADHLTALLREARERDEAVAGLAAGAQWAAGEDPYVKPREADDED, from the coding sequence ATGGCAGGACAGGAACGTCAGGCACGACTCGCGGATCGCATCCGCGTCATCCTCGCCGAGCGCCTCGAGAAGGGCCTGCGCGATCCGCGCCTGGGCTTCGTGACGATCACGGATGTGCGGGTGTCGGGTGACCTGCAGCACGCCTCCGTCTTCTACACGGTGTACGGCTCCGACGAGGAGCGCGCGGGAAGCGGCGCCGCGCTGAAGGCGGCGACGGGCATGCTCCGCAGCGAGGTCGGGCGCCAGCTCAACACGCGGCTCACCCCGTCGCTGGAGTTCATCCCCGACGCCCTTCCCGAGACCGCGGACCACCTCACCGCGCTGCTGCGCGAGGCGCGCGAGCGCGATGAGGCGGTCGCAGGGCTCGCCGCCGGCGCGCAGTGGGCTGCAGGCGAGGACCCGTACGTCAAGCCGCGCGAAGCGGACGACGAGGACTGA